A genomic segment from Thamnophis elegans isolate rThaEle1 chromosome 3, rThaEle1.pri, whole genome shotgun sequence encodes:
- the RNASEH2B gene encoding ribonuclease H2 subunit B, producing MPGGKAKAPAARAEKSGAGSSRQWVVVLPETATDLPKKPGAGPLFTRLPHPNTGQAALYLFGSDACQIFEIKAFHEEYRSWFISQEVQHDGRLFFATPMDPLFLVLFYLMKAEKEQGKFQPLDQVLVDEEFSSSIQLLHCTSTSQSIHHIAEQKEIGGKKFFRYSEKKTLTWLNKKVNQLVKVLKENNIPVGGKVQAATFISNNQANSGTEEDYICYAHGLISEYIPEELSASLANYLRLPQVTDLPTEPASKKRKLTDGPVEAEEDYTKFNTGDLKNKKASSKMSSAQKALAKVDKSGMKTMSSFFRPKTTTPK from the exons ATGCCGGGCGGGAAGGCGAAAGCGCCAGCGGCTCGGGCAGAAAAAAGCGGCGCTGGCAGCAGTCGTCAATGGGTGGTGGTTCTCCCAG AAACTGCAACAGATCTCCCAAAGAAGCCGGGCGCTGGACCTTTGTTTACAAGGCTGCCACATCCAAATACAG GACAAGCTgccctttatttatttggtaGTGATGCATGCCAGATATTTGAAATAAAAGCTTTTCATGAAGAATACCGGTCATGGTTTATTAGTCAAGAAGTTCAGCATG ATGGACGTCTATTTTTTGCTACACCAATGGACCCTTTGTTTCTTGTGCTTTTTTACCTCATGAAAGCAGAGAAAGAG CAGGGAAAGTTTCAGCCACTGGATCAGGTTTTGGTGGATGAAGAGTTTTCTTCCAGCATACAATTGCTACATTGCACAAGTACTTCACAGTCAATTCACCACATAGCTGAGCAAAAAG AAATAGGTGGTAAGAAATTTTTTAGATACAGTGAGAAGAAAACACTGACATGGTTAAATAAAAAG GTTAACCAACTGGTGAAAGTATTGAAAGAAAATAACATACCTGTTGGTGGAAAAGTACAGGCTGCTACATTTATCAGCAACAATCAGGCCAACAGTGGCACAGAAG aagATTATATTTGTTATGCTCATGGCTTAATATCAGAGTATATTCCTGAAGAGCTAAGTGCATCATTAGCTAATTATTTAAG ACTTCCACAAGTTACAGATCTTCCCACAGAGCCAGCATCAAAG AAAAGGAAACTGACAGATGGTCCCGTGGAAGCTGAGGAGGATTATACTAAATTCAATACTGGTGATCTGAAAAACAAAAAG gCAAGCAGTAAAATGTCATCTGCACAAAAAGCTTTAGCGAAAGTTGACAAGAGCGGCATGAAAACAATGTCTTCTTTCTTCAGACCAAAAACTACCACACCAAAATGA